The Pseudonocardia sp. HH130630-07 DNA window CCGTCACCGACGCGCGGCTGCTCGTGGTCGGCGAGGGCGACGACGAGAACCGGGTGCGCGCCACCGTCCGCGGCTGCGACCTCGGCGACGCGGTGACCTTCACCGGCCGGCTGCCCGACGACGAGCTCGCCGACATCTACGCCGCGGTCGACGTCTTCCTCAACGCCGGGACGGCCGAGCTGCAGAGCCTGGTCACCCTGGAGGCCATGGCGACGGCCCGGCCGGTCGTCGCCGTCGACGCCGGGGCGCTGCCGCACCTCGTCCGGCACGGGGAGAACGGCTTCCGCTACCCGCACGGCGACGTCGACACCCTCGCCCGGCGCGTGGTGCAGGTGCTGACCGACCCGGCCGCCGCGGCCCGGATGGGCGACGCGGGCCTGCGGATCGTCGCCGAGCACACGATGCCCGCCACCCTGGACGCGTTCGAGGCGATCTACGCCGCGCAGCGCGCCACCGTGCTCCCGGACACCCGCCGGCGGGCCCCGGACCGGACCGGGCTGCTGCGGACGGGCCGGGACGGCTGAGCCGGGTGCACATCGCGTTCTTCTCCGACCAGCACCCGGCCACCCTCGGCGGGCTGCAGGTGTCGATGGGCCTGCAACGGGAGTACCTGGAGCGGGCCGGGCACACCGTGACCGTCTGCGCGCCCACCGCGCGGCGGACGCCGTCGGCCCGCTACCGGCGCGACGACGACGTCCTGCTGCCCGCGGCCCCGGCCGGCGAGTACTCGTTCGCGGTGGCCGGAGCCGCCGCCGACCGGGCCGCCGACCGCGGCTTCGCCGGGCGGCCCCCGGTGGACGTCGTGCACGTCCAGGCCGACTTCTGGGGGGCGTGGACCGGCTACCGGTTCGCCCGGCGGCACGGGCTGCCGGTGGTGCACACCATGCACACCAACGTCGAGGTCGGGCTGCCGGCCGTCATGCCGCTCCCGCGCGCGGTGCTGCGGATCATGTACGCCGCGCACCGGCACCACCTGCGCTGCGGGCCGGTGCGCGACGTCGCCGGCTACGTCCGGGCGTTCGACTCCGCCGCCGCGGCGGTCGTCGTCCCGAGCAGCCACTTCGCCGACCGGCTCGCCGGCTACGGGGTGCCGCGGCGCCCGCACGTCGTCCCGACCGGCGTCGACGACGACCGGGTCGCCGTGCTGCTCGCCGAGCCGCGGGCACCGCGCCCCCGTCCGCTGCTGGTGTGGCCGGGCCGGGTCAGCCGGGAGAAGCGGCTCGACGAGTTCCTCGACGCGTTCGCCCGCTCGGGGGCCGACGCCGACCTGCACGTCTACGGTGGCGGGACCGATCTCGGGCGCTGCCGCGCACTGGCCGGCCGGCTCGGGATCGCCGACCGGGTGTGGTTCGCCGGGACCGTCTCGCACGACACCGTCCTCGGCGCGATGCGGCACGCCGACCTGGTGGTGCAGAGCTCGCTGGACTACGAGACCCAGGGCCTGACGGTGTACGAGTCGGTCGCCCTCGGCACGCCGGTGCTGCTGCGCGACCCGGCGATCGCCAGGGACGTGCCGCGGGCCTGGTGCCACGTCGCGGCCGGCACCGGCGTGGACGCGCTGGCCGCCGGGATCACCGACGCCCTCGCGAGCGGCCCGCCCGGCGCGGACCCGCCCACCGAGTTCGCCCAGAGCCGGCTCACCGCGCGGCTCGTCGCGCTCTACCGCGAGCACACCGACGACACCGGAGCCCCCCGTGCAGCGTGAGCCCTCCCCCGCCCCGCTCGTCGTCGAGGCCGCCGGGAGCCGCACCGCCGTGTACGCCTACGGGCCGCCGGACGCACCGGCCGTGCTCGCCGTGCACGGCTTCCGCGGCACCCACCTCGGGCTGGAGCCGCTCGCCCGCGCGCTGGCCGCCCGGGGGCTGCGGGTGCTCGTCCCGGACCTGCCGGCCGCCGGGGCGTCCACCCCGCTGCCCGGGCGGCACGACGTCGACGGCCACGCCGCCTGGCTGCTCGCGCTGTCCGAGCGCCTCGGCACCCCGCCGGTGCTGCTCGGGCACTCGTTCGGGTCGGTCGTGGTGGGCGCGGCCGTCGCCCGCGGGATCGGGCACCGGGCCGTCGTACTGGTCAATCCGATCGCCACCGACCCGCTGGCGGCGAACCGCCGGGGCGCGGTGGCCGTCACCCGGCTGTACTACGGGCTGGTCCGCAGGCTGCCGGCCCGGCCGGCGCGGGCCCTGCTCGCGCACCGGCTGGTCGCGGTGCTGACCAGCGAGCTGATGGCCACGAGCACCGACCGCGGGCACCGGCGCTGGATGCGCGCCGAGCACGTCCGCCAGGCCGACATGTTCGCCGGCCGCGACCCCGTCCTGGAGGCGTTCGCCGCGTCCACCGACGCGACGGTGCGCG harbors:
- a CDS encoding glycosyltransferase — its product is MHIAFFSDQHPATLGGLQVSMGLQREYLERAGHTVTVCAPTARRTPSARYRRDDDVLLPAAPAGEYSFAVAGAAADRAADRGFAGRPPVDVVHVQADFWGAWTGYRFARRHGLPVVHTMHTNVEVGLPAVMPLPRAVLRIMYAAHRHHLRCGPVRDVAGYVRAFDSAAAAVVVPSSHFADRLAGYGVPRRPHVVPTGVDDDRVAVLLAEPRAPRPRPLLVWPGRVSREKRLDEFLDAFARSGADADLHVYGGGTDLGRCRALAGRLGIADRVWFAGTVSHDTVLGAMRHADLVVQSSLDYETQGLTVYESVALGTPVLLRDPAIARDVPRAWCHVAAGTGVDALAAGITDALASGPPGADPPTEFAQSRLTARLVALYREHTDDTGAPRAA
- a CDS encoding alpha/beta fold hydrolase → MQREPSPAPLVVEAAGSRTAVYAYGPPDAPAVLAVHGFRGTHLGLEPLARALAARGLRVLVPDLPAAGASTPLPGRHDVDGHAAWLLALSERLGTPPVLLGHSFGSVVVGAAVARGIGHRAVVLVNPIATDPLAANRRGAVAVTRLYYGLVRRLPARPARALLAHRLVAVLTSELMATSTDRGHRRWMRAEHVRQADMFAGRDPVLEAFAASTDATVRDHAGAFGAPTLLVAGERDDLGPVPAQEALAALVPDGSLVVLPRVGHLIHFEATEEAADAVAGWLPQHAGAADPIEDR